In a genomic window of Aeromicrobium panaciterrae:
- a CDS encoding AarF/ABC1/UbiB kinase family protein, with protein MVDDKPEGRPLSGSAFARTARLASLPVGFAGRTTLGVGKRIVGAPAQAVIDEVQRRTADQIFTVLGQLKGGAMKFGQAMSIFEAALPDELIGPYRETLTKLQDSAPPMPPGVVHRVMVEEFGENWRDQFPTFGDVPAASASIGQVHRATWLDGTEVAVKIQYPGAAKALTADLRQIARMARLFGILAPALDVKPLIAELQDRVAEELDYSLEAGAQSVFAGAFADDPEVVIPEPLAHTERALVSEWLEADSSLAQIIATGTQEERDRYGEAYVRFLFAGPERAGMLHADPHPGNFRIMPDGRLGVVDFGAVARLPDGLPESMGRLLRLVVDGDFEAVVAGLHDEGFLKRGVELDPDTIARYLGPFAEPARVERFTFSREWMREQMQRVSAPTAEGMGTAMKLNLPPQYLLIHRVWFGGIGVLSQLGATAPFRSIVEESLPGFAEA; from the coding sequence GTGGTAGACGACAAGCCCGAAGGACGGCCGCTGAGCGGCAGCGCGTTCGCGCGCACTGCCAGGCTCGCGTCGCTGCCAGTCGGCTTTGCCGGACGTACGACGCTCGGCGTCGGCAAGCGCATCGTCGGTGCGCCGGCACAGGCGGTGATCGACGAGGTGCAACGTCGTACGGCCGATCAGATCTTCACGGTGCTCGGGCAGCTCAAGGGCGGCGCAATGAAGTTCGGCCAGGCCATGAGCATCTTCGAGGCAGCGCTGCCCGATGAGCTGATCGGCCCGTACCGAGAGACGCTGACCAAGCTGCAGGACTCCGCCCCACCGATGCCGCCTGGTGTTGTGCATCGGGTGATGGTCGAGGAGTTCGGCGAAAACTGGCGAGACCAGTTCCCAACCTTCGGTGATGTTCCGGCCGCCTCGGCGTCGATCGGGCAGGTTCATCGGGCGACCTGGCTGGATGGAACTGAGGTGGCGGTCAAGATCCAGTACCCAGGTGCCGCCAAGGCGTTGACCGCAGACCTGCGCCAAATCGCTCGGATGGCTCGACTGTTCGGCATCCTCGCCCCGGCACTGGATGTCAAGCCACTCATCGCTGAGCTGCAGGACCGCGTTGCCGAGGAACTGGACTACTCGCTCGAAGCTGGCGCGCAGAGCGTGTTTGCCGGCGCATTCGCCGACGATCCCGAGGTTGTGATCCCCGAGCCGCTCGCTCACACCGAGCGAGCCCTGGTGTCGGAGTGGCTCGAGGCCGACTCTTCGCTGGCGCAAATCATCGCCACCGGCACACAGGAGGAGCGCGATCGCTACGGCGAGGCCTACGTACGGTTCCTGTTCGCCGGTCCCGAGCGGGCCGGGATGCTGCACGCTGATCCGCATCCGGGCAACTTCCGGATCATGCCGGACGGCCGGCTCGGAGTGGTCGACTTCGGCGCTGTGGCGCGCCTCCCTGACGGACTTCCTGAGTCGATGGGACGTCTACTGCGTCTGGTCGTCGACGGAGACTTCGAGGCCGTCGTCGCTGGATTGCACGATGAGGGCTTCCTCAAGCGCGGTGTCGAACTCGATCCCGACACGATCGCGCGCTATCTCGGACCGTTCGCCGAGCCTGCCCGAGTCGAGCGGTTCACGTTCAGCCGCGAATGGATGCGCGAGCAGATGCAGCGGGTGAGCGCACCGACGGCCGAAGGCATGGGCACCGCAATGAAGCTCAACCTCCCGCCGCAGTACCTGCTGATCCACCGCGTGTGGTTCGGCGGTATCGGCGTACTCAGCCAGCTCGGCGCAACGGCGCCGTTCCGCTCGATCGTCGAGGAATCGCTACCCGGGTTTGCCGAGGCTTGA
- a CDS encoding DUF5679 domain-containing protein, with amino-acid sequence MSETWSGDFYCVKCKEKRETSGEVHVSDKGTRMAKGICPVCGTKLNRILGKA; translated from the coding sequence ATGTCAGAAACATGGAGTGGCGATTTCTACTGCGTCAAGTGCAAGGAAAAGCGCGAGACGTCAGGTGAGGTCCACGTCAGTGACAAGGGCACTCGTATGGCCAAGGGCATCTGCCCGGTCTGCGGCACGAAGCTGAACCGGATCCTCGGCAAGGCCTGA
- a CDS encoding NUDIX domain-containing protein: MLTRWAAPDDEQERLRVTYLAHLDGHADATSRDCHPDHLTASALIVSADHQRVLLTLHHVIKRWLQTGGHIDPEDESLAEAALREAHEESGIAGLTIDPVPVVLSLHEVPKCGPIRPSHHLDVQFVAVAPPDAQHVISDESDELEWFAVDNLPTETDQSVRELIAASMRRLRGNP, encoded by the coding sequence GTGCTGACACGCTGGGCGGCACCAGACGACGAGCAGGAACGACTGCGAGTCACCTATCTCGCCCACCTCGACGGGCACGCTGACGCGACGAGTCGCGACTGCCATCCAGATCACCTGACAGCCAGCGCACTGATCGTCTCAGCGGACCACCAGCGGGTGCTGCTCACGCTGCATCACGTCATCAAGCGCTGGCTGCAGACTGGCGGGCACATCGACCCTGAAGACGAGTCGCTGGCTGAGGCAGCTCTGCGTGAGGCGCACGAGGAGAGCGGGATCGCGGGCCTCACGATCGATCCCGTACCCGTGGTGCTGTCGCTTCACGAGGTGCCCAAATGCGGGCCGATCCGGCCGTCGCATCACCTCGACGTGCAGTTCGTCGCCGTTGCCCCGCCTGACGCGCAGCACGTCATCAGCGATGAATCGGATGAGCTGGAGTGGTTTGCGGTCGACAACCTTCCGACCGAAACCGATCAGTCGGTGCGAGAGCTCATCGCTGCGTCCATGAGACGCCTTCGAGGAAACCCTTAG
- a CDS encoding M48 family metallopeptidase, protein MGEVEIRRSRRRKRTISAHREGDKTIVLVPAHLSQAEEDKAVRSLVDRLDRREQRSRPSDDELMARASQLSQAWFDGKAQPLTVRWVSNQNARWGSCSSADRSIRLSDRLKGMPSYVVDYVLVHELAHLIEPNHSKRFWALVDAFPEATKAKGFLEGVSWTQR, encoded by the coding sequence ATGGGTGAGGTGGAGATCCGGCGGAGCCGTCGGCGCAAGCGGACGATCAGTGCGCACCGCGAAGGTGACAAGACCATCGTGCTCGTGCCTGCGCACCTCTCCCAGGCGGAAGAAGACAAAGCCGTACGCAGTCTCGTCGATCGTCTTGACCGCCGCGAGCAGCGCTCGCGGCCCAGTGATGACGAGCTCATGGCGCGCGCCAGCCAGCTCTCTCAGGCCTGGTTCGACGGCAAAGCGCAGCCGCTGACCGTGCGCTGGGTGTCCAACCAGAACGCGCGGTGGGGCTCCTGCAGCAGTGCCGATCGCAGCATTCGACTGTCCGATCGGCTCAAGGGCATGCCTTCATACGTTGTCGACTACGTGCTCGTACACGAGCTCGCGCACCTGATCGAACCCAACCACAGCAAGCGGTTCTGGGCGCTCGTCGACGCGTTCCCCGAGGCGACGAAGGCTAAGGGTTTCCTCGAAGGCGTCTCATGGACGCAGCGATGA
- a CDS encoding mycoredoxin — translation MSSTFTLYSTPWCGYCHRLKGQLKREGIEFDEVDIEAVPDAAFVVEQANNGNQTVPTLVFTDGTALTNPSVAQVKAQLAS, via the coding sequence ATGTCGAGCACGTTCACCCTCTACTCCACCCCGTGGTGTGGCTACTGCCATCGCCTCAAGGGGCAGCTGAAGCGAGAGGGCATCGAGTTCGACGAGGTCGACATCGAGGCTGTTCCTGACGCGGCTTTCGTCGTTGAGCAGGCCAACAACGGCAACCAGACTGTCCCGACGCTCGTCTTCACTGACGGCACGGCACTGACCAACCCGTCAGTCGCTCAGGTCAAGGCTCAGCTCGCTAGCTAA
- a CDS encoding SDR family oxidoreductase, producing MSQEFADRIALVTGGGSGIGRAAALAFAKEGATVVVAGRSAGPLDETVAMIEERGGRAAAHSADVTVADEVEDLITRTVATHGGLHIAFNNAGVAVGRALVDTTDEDWNRLVSVNLTGVFLTMKHEISHMRTAGGGVIVNTASNIGAHQRRAGMAAYAATKAAVSTLTRGAALDHIGEGVRINAISPGPSETTMSLRPGETEADRSERLKDTNPSGRAATLDEIVDGVLWLCSDRSAYVVGHDLVIDGGASA from the coding sequence ATGTCACAGGAGTTTGCCGATCGGATTGCCCTGGTCACGGGCGGTGGCTCGGGCATTGGGCGTGCTGCCGCGCTGGCATTCGCCAAGGAGGGTGCGACCGTCGTTGTGGCTGGGCGGAGCGCCGGACCGCTGGACGAGACCGTCGCCATGATCGAGGAGAGGGGCGGGAGAGCCGCCGCCCATTCGGCTGATGTGACGGTGGCAGATGAGGTCGAGGACCTCATTACCCGAACAGTCGCCACCCATGGCGGACTACACATCGCGTTCAACAACGCTGGTGTCGCAGTCGGTCGAGCGTTGGTCGACACCACTGACGAGGACTGGAACCGTCTCGTCTCCGTCAACCTGACCGGCGTTTTTCTGACGATGAAGCACGAGATCAGCCACATGCGCACCGCTGGCGGAGGTGTCATCGTCAACACTGCCTCCAACATCGGCGCCCACCAGCGTCGTGCAGGTATGGCCGCGTACGCCGCGACAAAGGCTGCCGTCAGCACGCTGACCCGCGGGGCGGCTTTGGACCACATTGGCGAGGGTGTTCGGATCAACGCGATCAGCCCAGGGCCCTCCGAGACCACGATGTCGCTCCGACCAGGTGAGACGGAAGCAGACCGGTCAGAGCGGCTCAAGGACACCAATCCGTCGGGGCGCGCTGCCACTCTCGACGAGATCGTCGATGGGGTGTTGTGGCTCTGCTCTGATCGGTCGGCCTACGTGGTCGGACACGACCTCGTCATCGATGGCGGCGCCAGCGCCTGA
- the nudC gene encoding NAD(+) diphosphatase, translating to MDYAFDHAQHDRTAHLRKDDAWRTAEPLRVMVIGGEHVATEGGKGIRWISIDEAPDGDWIYLGTKDGVHHAAVVVSGRVPKELEPVSLRILGPSVAPDEASLAVHAIGLSRWHETHQFCAKCGSPSEQAEAGHTRICPACGTHHFPRTDPAVIMLITDGDDRALLGRQPIWPEGRFSTLAGFVEPGETLDDAVRREVMEEVGIEVGKVTYAGSQPWPFPSSLMLGFFGEALSTDIKVDQNEIAEARWFTREEVTEMTASSDLLLPPNVSISRWLLQTWHGGVIHGKWA from the coding sequence GTGGACTACGCCTTCGATCACGCCCAGCACGACCGAACCGCACACCTTCGCAAGGACGATGCCTGGCGCACGGCCGAGCCGCTGCGCGTCATGGTGATCGGCGGCGAACACGTAGCCACCGAGGGCGGCAAAGGTATCCGCTGGATCAGCATCGACGAAGCTCCGGACGGTGACTGGATCTACCTCGGCACGAAGGACGGCGTCCACCACGCCGCAGTGGTGGTGAGCGGCCGCGTACCCAAGGAGCTCGAGCCGGTGAGCCTGCGCATCCTCGGTCCTTCCGTGGCCCCGGACGAGGCGTCGCTCGCGGTGCACGCCATCGGGCTCTCACGCTGGCACGAAACCCACCAGTTCTGCGCCAAGTGTGGATCGCCCTCCGAGCAGGCAGAGGCAGGCCACACGCGCATCTGCCCGGCCTGCGGCACACATCATTTCCCGCGCACGGATCCAGCCGTCATCATGCTCATCACCGACGGCGACGACCGGGCGCTGCTGGGTCGTCAGCCGATCTGGCCCGAGGGGCGCTTCTCAACCCTGGCTGGCTTTGTGGAGCCAGGGGAGACCCTCGATGACGCTGTACGCCGTGAGGTCATGGAAGAAGTCGGCATCGAGGTCGGCAAGGTTACGTACGCCGGCAGCCAGCCCTGGCCCTTCCCGTCGAGTCTGATGCTGGGATTCTTCGGCGAGGCGCTCAGCACCGACATCAAGGTCGACCAGAACGAGATCGCCGAAGCGCGCTGGTTCACCCGCGAAGAAGTTACCGAGATGACAGCGTCGAGCGACTTGCTGCTGCCGCCGAACGTCTCAATCTCCCGCTGGCTCCTGCAGACGTGGCACGGCGGCGTGATCCACGGGAAGTGGGCTTAG
- a CDS encoding ATP-dependent DNA helicase UvrD2 — MPDADDLLTGLDPEQADVARALRGPVSVVAGAGTGKTRAITHRIAYGVATGVYKPTEVLAVTFTTRAAGEMRTRLRTLGADGVQARTFHSAALRQAQYFWPHVYGGPFPEIVKSKFPLVADALRRLGRRGDTPLLRDLSSEIEWAKVSNIPPSTYAERAAAARREVADLDHDDVANVLTAYEDVKRERGRIDMEDILLVTAAILADDERIAAQVRSQYRWFVVDEFQDVNPLQSTLLDLWLGGRNDICVVGDPRQTIYSFAGASPQILASFARKHEGAERYELVRNYRSTPQIVDAANAVFSKVTDVNQGVRLQSQQEPGNPVTYAGFPDEQAEAAAVASEIALMNRRGVPFKEMAILFRINAQSETFEEALGEHGIPYVLRGVEGFFHRAEVRQAVALLRGAARGGEGGGELVDEVRAVLSSMGHTDKPPSGAGAVRDRWESLHAIVSMAADLVEADPAADIDALVADLARRADQAHAPAADGVTLATLHSAKGLEWDAVFCVGMHEGMMPSVHADTPVAIEEERRLFYVGLTRARNDLMISWATTRRRGGRGNRGPTRFLDTLLPSNHEARQTTKQPRDRKVALRSSKTCRVCNTVLAVADRKLGRCADCPPSYDEGLYERLRAWRSTEATQQAKPAYVIFTDATLQSIAEVKPTNEAALAAVPGIGPAKLEKYAESVLALVKG, encoded by the coding sequence GTGCCTGATGCCGACGACCTGCTGACGGGTCTCGACCCCGAGCAGGCTGATGTCGCTCGGGCGCTGCGCGGACCGGTCAGTGTCGTCGCGGGTGCAGGCACCGGCAAGACCCGGGCGATCACGCACCGGATCGCGTACGGAGTGGCGACCGGCGTCTACAAGCCAACCGAGGTTCTTGCGGTCACGTTCACGACCCGTGCGGCCGGCGAGATGCGCACACGCTTGCGCACCCTCGGCGCCGATGGAGTACAGGCCCGCACGTTCCACTCGGCGGCGCTGCGTCAGGCGCAATACTTCTGGCCCCATGTCTACGGCGGCCCGTTCCCCGAGATCGTGAAGTCCAAGTTCCCGCTGGTCGCCGACGCGCTCCGGCGGCTCGGACGCCGTGGTGACACACCCTTGCTCCGAGACCTTTCGTCGGAGATCGAATGGGCCAAGGTCAGCAACATTCCGCCGTCGACTTATGCCGAGAGGGCGGCAGCTGCGCGGCGAGAAGTCGCCGACCTCGACCACGACGACGTGGCCAACGTTCTGACCGCTTACGAAGACGTCAAGCGCGAGCGTGGGCGCATCGACATGGAAGACATCCTGCTCGTGACCGCGGCGATCCTCGCCGATGACGAGCGCATCGCGGCGCAGGTTCGCAGCCAATACCGTTGGTTCGTCGTCGACGAGTTCCAGGACGTCAACCCACTCCAGTCGACCCTGCTCGACCTCTGGCTCGGTGGCCGCAACGACATCTGCGTCGTCGGCGACCCGCGCCAGACGATCTACTCTTTCGCGGGCGCCTCGCCGCAGATCCTGGCGTCCTTCGCTCGCAAGCACGAGGGTGCCGAGCGCTACGAACTCGTACGCAACTACCGATCGACCCCGCAGATCGTGGACGCAGCCAACGCCGTGTTCAGCAAGGTGACTGACGTCAACCAGGGCGTACGCCTCCAGTCGCAGCAGGAGCCGGGCAATCCAGTGACCTACGCGGGCTTTCCCGACGAGCAGGCCGAAGCCGCGGCCGTAGCGAGCGAGATCGCATTGATGAACCGCCGAGGGGTGCCGTTCAAGGAGATGGCCATCCTGTTCCGCATCAACGCTCAGTCCGAGACCTTCGAGGAGGCGCTCGGCGAGCACGGCATTCCCTACGTCCTCCGCGGGGTTGAGGGGTTCTTCCACCGCGCCGAGGTGCGGCAGGCCGTCGCCTTGCTGCGTGGAGCGGCCCGAGGCGGCGAGGGTGGAGGCGAGCTGGTCGACGAGGTACGCGCGGTCCTGTCGAGCATGGGACACACCGACAAGCCGCCGAGCGGTGCTGGAGCTGTACGTGATCGGTGGGAGTCGCTGCACGCGATCGTGTCGATGGCCGCCGATCTGGTGGAGGCTGATCCCGCAGCAGACATTGATGCGCTGGTGGCCGATCTGGCTCGCAGAGCTGATCAGGCGCACGCCCCGGCCGCCGACGGCGTCACGTTGGCGACGCTGCACTCAGCCAAGGGGCTCGAGTGGGACGCCGTTTTCTGCGTCGGTATGCACGAGGGCATGATGCCGAGCGTTCACGCCGACACCCCGGTGGCGATCGAGGAGGAGCGCAGGCTCTTCTACGTGGGCCTGACGCGCGCTCGCAACGACCTGATGATCTCGTGGGCCACCACCCGCCGCCGCGGTGGCCGCGGCAACCGCGGACCCACGCGATTCCTCGACACCCTGCTCCCGAGCAATCACGAAGCGCGGCAGACGACCAAGCAGCCGCGCGATCGCAAGGTCGCACTGCGCTCATCCAAAACGTGCCGGGTCTGCAACACCGTCCTCGCGGTTGCCGACCGAAAGCTCGGTAGGTGCGCCGACTGCCCACCCAGCTACGACGAGGGGCTTTACGAGCGCCTTCGTGCCTGGCGCTCGACCGAGGCCACCCAGCAGGCGAAGCCCGCATACGTGATCTTCACCGACGCGACGCTGCAGTCGATCGCGGAGGTCAAGCCGACCAACGAAGCCGCGCTCGCTGCGGTCCCAGGCATTGGGCCGGCCAAGCTCGAGAAGTACGCCGAGTCCGTACTAGCTCTGGTTAAGGGCTGA
- a CDS encoding ATP-dependent DNA helicase, translating into MNGPLVPNEQDLIERLDRQFSRAQLDAITLGLDAPSAIIAGAGSGKTTVMAARVVWLVGHLGIPPERILGLTFTNKAAAELGQRIRASLETLGVDHAEAGWGEVTASTYHAFAGSLIAEHGLRLGVEPDLRVVTDASRFQRFARAVESYEGTLDLVTTYVPRLVPDAMKLDSELSEHLVTPEALRDYDAQVIAAISDQKVIAASSATARKRTELSMLVDAYRLAKLADGVMDFSDQMAWGAQLAMLPEVRESMLEKYDVVLLDEYQDTSVAQRDLLVGLFKGLPVTAVGDPAQGIYGWRGAATGNLEDFLDDFAIDGVPGERLTLRQTYRCRPEIIGAANSIISAFYDDAKVTRSVEPLTSGKEAGGKVEVSLHSTVSQEISAMVREIEEIRDEGVVPLRSVAILVRVAAENGEIVKALRDSHIPFEIVGLQGLLAQPEVQDVVSLLEVVDDVTANPATLRLLTGPRWNIGPRDLALLGRRASQLSRSVGGAESESSLAADLAHAVEGTDPTEIVALADALEDLGDFNYSDAARERFGELASLISSVRRHSSEPLIDLTRRAVRALDLDIELEAGDVEGAGDNLALFLDAVATYAESDRYASLAGLLSYFNAEEVYNQGMEVFTPSEAESVKLLTVHRAKGLEWNTVFVPFMSATVFPTGQGRANWITYANAVPTALRGDRSSLPQMADAPEDWTDDSRGVHDGRIKELGQMEERRLAYVAYTRAEERLVLSGHWWGRTQIKPRGPSEFLLETRKWLIDAGHHATVWAEAPVDGATNPHLDTVRRAEWPAAPPVLARRHALAAAVREILDRPDQPAHDVPLIPVDRLDQLSADVDLLLAEADAVAAKERVVTLPGSVSTTSMLGLAEDEAKFARELARPMPRQPSPAARFGTRFHAWVEAHYGQQVLLDPAELPGQGDVDLNSDAELDEVIQMFSDGEYGQRNPHAIEAPFSIVLAGQQVIGRIDAVFATSLDDGRSGFEVVDWKTNKKATADPLQLSIYRLAWAELSGVDPADVTGAFYYVRLGQTVRYGADDLLDRPALEALLSGN; encoded by the coding sequence GTGAACGGCCCGCTCGTCCCGAACGAGCAGGATCTCATCGAACGGCTGGATCGGCAGTTCTCGCGGGCTCAACTCGATGCGATTACCCTTGGCCTCGACGCTCCGAGCGCGATCATCGCGGGCGCTGGATCAGGCAAGACCACAGTCATGGCGGCGCGTGTCGTCTGGCTGGTGGGACACCTGGGCATCCCTCCGGAACGCATCCTCGGCCTGACGTTCACCAACAAAGCCGCGGCCGAGCTCGGGCAGCGCATCCGCGCCAGCCTCGAAACGCTCGGCGTCGACCATGCTGAAGCCGGCTGGGGCGAGGTCACGGCCTCGACCTATCACGCGTTCGCGGGCTCGCTAATCGCTGAGCACGGTCTCCGACTCGGAGTGGAGCCCGACCTGCGGGTCGTCACGGACGCTTCGCGCTTCCAGCGTTTCGCCCGAGCCGTCGAGTCATACGAAGGGACGCTGGACCTCGTCACCACATACGTTCCGCGCCTCGTGCCGGATGCGATGAAGCTCGACTCCGAGCTGTCCGAACACCTGGTCACTCCGGAGGCTCTCCGTGACTACGACGCTCAGGTGATCGCGGCAATCTCCGACCAGAAGGTCATCGCAGCGTCATCGGCGACAGCCCGCAAGCGCACCGAGCTGAGCATGCTGGTCGACGCGTACCGGCTCGCCAAGCTCGCTGACGGCGTCATGGACTTCTCCGATCAGATGGCGTGGGGCGCACAACTTGCGATGCTTCCAGAGGTTCGCGAGTCGATGCTTGAGAAGTACGACGTCGTACTGCTCGATGAATACCAGGACACCTCGGTGGCTCAGCGCGATCTGCTCGTTGGCCTGTTCAAGGGACTCCCGGTCACGGCGGTCGGCGATCCTGCTCAAGGCATCTACGGGTGGCGCGGTGCCGCGACCGGCAACCTCGAGGACTTCCTCGATGACTTTGCGATCGACGGTGTCCCAGGGGAGAGGCTGACGCTCCGGCAGACCTACCGGTGCCGCCCCGAGATCATCGGCGCAGCCAACAGCATCATCTCGGCGTTCTACGACGACGCGAAGGTGACTCGCAGCGTCGAACCCCTGACCTCGGGCAAGGAAGCAGGCGGCAAGGTCGAGGTCTCGCTGCACTCGACCGTGTCGCAGGAGATCAGCGCGATGGTGCGCGAGATCGAGGAGATTCGTGATGAGGGCGTCGTACCCCTGCGCAGCGTGGCGATCCTCGTACGAGTGGCCGCCGAGAACGGAGAGATCGTCAAGGCGCTCCGTGACTCACACATACCGTTCGAGATTGTCGGCCTCCAGGGACTGCTGGCACAGCCCGAGGTTCAGGACGTCGTCTCCCTTCTCGAAGTCGTCGACGACGTCACCGCCAATCCGGCTACTCTGCGCCTGCTCACCGGACCCCGCTGGAACATCGGGCCACGTGACCTTGCCTTGCTTGGCCGAAGGGCCTCGCAGCTCAGCCGATCGGTGGGTGGCGCCGAGTCGGAGTCATCGTTGGCGGCCGACCTCGCTCATGCTGTCGAAGGAACCGACCCGACCGAAATTGTCGCGTTGGCCGATGCCCTTGAGGATCTAGGAGACTTCAACTACTCCGACGCCGCCCGCGAACGGTTCGGTGAGCTGGCAAGCCTCATCTCGTCGGTACGTCGCCACAGCAGTGAGCCTTTGATTGACCTCACCCGCCGCGCGGTTAGAGCGCTCGACCTCGACATCGAACTCGAAGCGGGTGATGTCGAGGGAGCTGGTGACAACCTCGCGCTGTTCCTGGATGCTGTGGCGACCTATGCAGAGAGCGATCGCTACGCGTCGCTGGCGGGTCTGCTTTCGTACTTCAACGCCGAAGAGGTTTACAACCAAGGGATGGAGGTGTTCACCCCATCCGAGGCAGAATCGGTCAAACTCCTGACCGTCCACCGCGCCAAGGGGCTGGAGTGGAACACCGTCTTCGTGCCCTTCATGTCAGCGACGGTCTTTCCCACGGGGCAGGGCCGCGCCAACTGGATCACATACGCGAACGCGGTCCCCACGGCCCTGCGCGGTGACCGGTCGAGCCTGCCTCAAATGGCGGACGCTCCCGAGGACTGGACTGACGACTCACGCGGCGTCCATGACGGACGGATCAAGGAACTTGGGCAGATGGAGGAGCGCCGTTTGGCGTACGTCGCCTACACCCGTGCCGAGGAGCGACTCGTTCTGTCAGGTCACTGGTGGGGCCGTACCCAGATCAAGCCGCGCGGCCCTTCGGAGTTCCTCCTTGAGACTCGCAAGTGGCTGATCGACGCCGGCCATCACGCGACCGTGTGGGCTGAAGCGCCCGTTGATGGTGCGACCAACCCCCACCTCGACACTGTGCGGCGTGCCGAATGGCCGGCAGCCCCGCCGGTCCTCGCTCGTCGCCATGCTCTTGCTGCCGCGGTACGCGAGATTCTTGACCGGCCCGATCAGCCAGCACATGATGTGCCACTGATCCCTGTAGATCGACTCGACCAATTGAGCGCAGATGTCGATCTCTTGCTTGCGGAAGCGGACGCAGTGGCTGCCAAGGAGCGAGTCGTGACGCTGCCCGGCTCGGTGTCGACCACGTCGATGCTCGGGCTTGCCGAGGATGAGGCGAAGTTCGCGCGCGAGCTTGCCCGCCCGATGCCGCGCCAGCCTTCTCCTGCCGCCCGTTTCGGCACCAGGTTCCACGCCTGGGTCGAGGCGCACTACGGCCAACAGGTGTTGCTAGACCCGGCAGAACTTCCGGGCCAAGGCGATGTCGATCTCAACTCGGACGCCGAGCTGGACGAGGTCATCCAGATGTTCAGCGATGGCGAGTACGGCCAGCGCAACCCACATGCGATTGAGGCACCCTTCTCGATCGTGTTGGCGGGACAGCAAGTGATCGGGCGTATCGACGCGGTCTTCGCCACCAGCCTCGACGACGGCCGGAGCGGATTCGAGGTCGTCGACTGGAAGACCAACAAGAAGGCGACCGCTGACCCTTTGCAGTTGTCGATCTACCGGCTGGCGTGGGCTGAGCTCAGTGGCGTCGACCCCGCCGACGTGACCGGCGCGTTCTACTACGTACGTCTGGGTCAGACCGTGCGATATGGCGCCGACGACCTGCTCGACCGCCCGGCGCTGGAGGCGCTTCTCAGCGGCAACTAG